A region of Hoplias malabaricus isolate fHopMal1 chromosome 12, fHopMal1.hap1, whole genome shotgun sequence DNA encodes the following proteins:
- the casq2 gene encoding calsequestrin-2: MRTLFFLALLCLGLVAVAWAEKGLEFPRYDGKDRVLDINDKNYRKALKNNRMLCLLYHAPAPSSKELEKQFQMTELVLELAAQVLEEKGIGFGMVDSESDVKVAKKLGLQEEGSVYIFKDDRVIEFDGLLSADIIVEFLLDLLEDPVEVLDNALELQAFDRMEEDIRLVGYFKSPESEYFLAFQEAAEQFQPFIKFFATFDKSVAKELTLKMNEVDFYEPFMEEPVTIPDKPHTEEEIVSFITEHKRPTLRKLKPEDMFETWEDDLNGIHIVAFAEEEDPDGFEFLEILKEVARDNTENPELSIVWIDPDNFPLLIPYWEKTFKVDLFRPQIGIVNVTDADSVWLEMDDDEDLPTAEELEDWIEDVLSGKVNTEDDDDDDDDDDDNDDDDDDDDDDDDDDDDDDDD, from the exons ATGAGGACACTCTTTTTCTTGGCACTGCTTTGTCTGGGTTTGGTGGCTGTGGCCTGGGCAGAGAAAGGTCTGGAATTCCCTCGCTATGATGGCAAGGACAGAGTGCTGGACATCAATGACAAGAACTATCGCAAAGCACTGAAGAACAACCGCATGTTGTGCCTTCTCTACCACGCACCGGCACCGTCCAGTAAAGAACTGGAAAAACAGTTCCAAATGACAGAGCTGGTGCTGGAG CTGGCTGCTCAAGTTCTGGAGGAGAAAGGCATTGGGTTTGGGATGGTGGACTCTGAGAGTGATGTCAAAGTTGCCAAAAAACTAG GTCTGCAGGAAGAGGGCagtgtgtatatttttaagGATGACCGTGTGATTGAGTTTGACGGACTGCTTTCTGCAGACATAATTGTGGAATTCCTGCTTGAT CTGTTGGAGGATCCAGTTGAGGTGCTTGACAATGCTCTGGAGCTTCAAGCTTTTGACCGCATGGAAGAGGACATCAGACTCGTTGGCTACTTCAAGAGCCCAGAGtcagaat ATTTTCTGGCTTTCCAGGAAGCAGCAGAACAGTTCCAACCATTCATCAAATTTTTCGCCACCTTTGATAAATCT GTTGCAAAGGAGCTAACTCTGAAGATGAATGAAGTAGATTTCTATGAGCCTTTCATGGAGGAACCAGTCACCATTCCAGACAAACCCCATACTGAGGAGGAGATTGTGTCTTTTATCACTGAACACAAACG ACCCACACTGAGGAAACTGAAGCCTGAAGACATGTTTGAAACTTGG GAGGATGACCTGAACGGCATTCACATTGTTGCTTTTGCTGAAGAGGAAGATCCTG ATGGCTTTGAGTTTTTAGAGATTCTGAAAGAAGTTGCCAGGGATAACACTGAGAACCCTGAGCTGAGTATTGTCTGGATTGACCCAGATAACTTCCCTTTG CTAATACCTTACTGGGAgaaaacatttaaggtggatctctTCAGGCCTCAGATTGGAATAGTTAATGTGACAGAT GCAGACAGTGTGTGGCTAGAGATGGATGATGATGAAGACTTACCCACTGCTGAGGAGCTTGAGGACTGGATAGAGGATGTGCTCTCCGGTAAAGTCAACACTGaggatgatgacgatgatgacgACGATGACGATGACAATGACGACGACGATGATGACGACGACGATGATGACGACGACGATgacgacgatgatgatgattag